In Babesia bovis T2Bo chromosome 3, whole genome shotgun sequence, the genomic window GAGCAACTAAGTTCTAGGTTACGATAAAGCTTCGGTACCTGCGGTATCTGTGTATTAGACTATTAACATACATTGTCGTTTAGGCACCGGCGTTTAACTGCTACATGCCTGGCGTGTTGTATAGCATCCTTAAATCGCCACGCAGCACGTATAACATCTGAATCAAGCTTGGCCCTTAAGCGGAGTCCCGTTACTTCAATCTTATCTAAGAGCTCTTGTTGTGCCACTGGTTTATCCATTGAATCATACAGCTGCATTAATGTAGTCACCAGGATGTCAATATCAGGTTTTTCATCGCAGAGTCTCTGCAGTGCTAGCCCTTCTATGATACTGTTGTTCTCGACTGTGGATGGCACTGAGAGGTCAATCTCCTTCTTCAGGGTCGGTTCATTTTTCTGTACTTCCACAGAAGCTTCACTAGCATTATCCCGAGAGTGGTCCTTCTTAGTGTTTCGATCACTATGTCCATAGCCATCCTTGGAGTTTACCCTTGTAAGTTGCTTTTTATTTGGGCTATTGTGGTCATCGTGGTATGAGCGGCTCTTTCCATCCTGTGATTTATATCCACTGGACCTGCTGTTCGACGTTTTCCTTGAGGAATCCATTGGTACAGAGTGGGCACAGTGGACACTCTGTGCAAAGCCACCACGTGGGCTTTACTGCATAGACCCTAGCTCGGTTAATAACTAAGATAAATAACAGCACAGTGGATCTGGTGTGTGTCTATTGCCTCCTAGTGTCGCGCATACCCGCTGGTGGTCCTTGCTACAGTCCCAGTGTGTGTATGCGTAAGTAATCATACACAACTCTTCTTGGGAATTACTAGATACCAATACTATTGCCTTTGAATTGCATTTGTTGCAACTATTGGCCATCATGGATAATGACGACATATTTGAGCATGGCTTGTTTGAAGATTCCGAGGTTTCCTCGGCAGATGGTGAATTGGAATCGCATCTGACTACTGTGGACCTCCCCAATCCCGAAGAGGCTGTTACTGAGGTGCCCAGCTCATTCATCAGTAACGACATTCAGCGTGATCCTGAACCGTCACCTGAATCTTTATCGGTTACCTATAAATCCATACCACGTTCCGCGTGCCCAGTACGTGACCATCATTTGATTATTTGCAAATTCCCACCTGCCGTATCCATGGCAGGATCGCCATTTAATGAAATACAGGAACGCCAGGCTTTATTACATAACCCCAAGCTTCTGGATGACCTTTCGGCATTAGAGGACAGTGTAATGATGCGGTGGCGTTTTAAATGTCCTTCTAGCGACTCACCTGAGCCTTTTGGTGTCCTTGAGACTAATACTCACTTTGTTGAATGGGATGACGGTTCATTCACATTATTTGTGGGTGACACTCCACTCAATGTGGATTATCGCAGTGAGACTGTATTCCTTCTTGAGGATTCTTGCTCCGATGTTAAACCAATTCACGCGGTGATAACGGAGCGTATGCAAACTAAATTTTCcaacatattcaaaaaCAAGTTTACTCGTTCTAAGGATTTGGTTGCCAAGCGCCAGCGCATGGCTTTGACATCTATTGCTGACGCTGTGTCATCTAACATCAGTGTCCAGAAGTATCGGCTGGCTACCAAGGAGAATGAGCGTTACCGGCGCATTCAGCAGTCTGTTGCCTACAAGCCGCGTACACTCACTCGTTCATTCTTGGAGAGCGACAGCGACTCACAGTGAAACTTAATGTAGTATAGAATAGTGCTATCAGTGCCATTCACTTGGTTGGGATACTACCGTCCAGGTGTCCGCTTCGCTCGTTATTTCGTAGCTCTGGGTCAGATATCATGACTGCCACTGCTGGCTTCTTGTTACCGTAGATATACTTCCGTTGTCGTTGTAGTCTATTCTGCTCCTCGCGTTGGCGGAATATGGCTTCCTGTATATAGTTAGACAATGACTTCTAACCTACATATTCGTTGTTGATATCGCAGGTACGTATCCGCGTAGTCGCCTGCAGAGACCGAGCTAACTTATCCTGA contains:
- a CDS encoding RNA polymerase-associated protein LEO1 family protein, with amino-acid sequence MDNDDIFEHGLFEDSEVSSADGELESHLTTVDLPNPEEAVTEVPSSFISNDIQRDPEPSPESLSVTYKSIPRSACPVRDHHLIICKFPPAVSMAGSPFNEIQERQALLHNPKLLDDLSALEDSVMMRWRFKCPSSDSPEPFGVLETNTHFVEWDDGSFTLFVGDTPLNVDYRSETVFLLEDSCSDVKPIHAVITERMQTKFSNIFKNKFTRSKDLVAKRQRMALTSIADAVSSNISVQKYRLATKENERYRRIQQSVAYKPRTLTRSFLESDSDSQ
- a CDS encoding putative integral membrane protein, encoding MEDWQKWTRRNHNAHANKKPPQFLFFPNRTAGQTYFITIVTGIAIMSLSYGLLKTAEGSQDKLARSLQATTRIRTCDINNEYEAIFRQREEQNRLQRQRKYIYGNKKPAVAVMISDPELRNNERSGHLDGSIPTK